AGTCTATGGTGTTTAAGTTTTTTCAAAACAAGGTGTCAAATTTCTGTGACTGTATCAGTTTTCCTTTTATCCTGCTCTGTGTGTACTCTGTatgttgaacatttcaaaatatttttgtaggGTTTCATATTTTCTGTGATAATATAAATTCCTTGCATATCTCAGCATGAATATATTACCAGACAGGAGTAAACAGTGCAAACTAAACAGAACAGTGTTTGGAtcaaggtttattttattttctgtgtgaAGGCGTGTATGTTTGACTTATCTCATATTTACTTGAAAATGTCATGCTTATACTCCCGGAAATGACCTCAGGTGAGGCACAGATCTCAATCATTCGTTGAGTATTCCAAAACATTTTGTAGGGTATCATATTCTTGGTgatgatataaaatattgtaatgttcACTGAACTTCagtaataaattgaaaaaaacaaccgTGATGCACCcgtcattaattttgtttttaaaaagacaagCAATACTGTTTTTTATATGTGACAAAATATTGCAtcttaaaaacaacaacaaattaataACAGCTTTCTATTTATTTTTACAGAGATGAGAGATACTTTCTATATCTTTGATAAGAAAGGTGATGGTAGAATTGAAGCACCTGCAGTGGGTGATGTTATCAGAGCATTGGGATACAATCCATTACAATCCGATATTAAGAAGTTAGTGGATAGCTTTGGAGGCCGAGGTAATGTCATCCCAGTAGTTAATACTTATagaaatgttattaaattaatGAGAAATcagtatatattttggatttttaatcaaAGAGGAATTAAAGTGTGGCTGGAACTATTATAAATTCATTAAGAATGTTTTAAAGCCGTGGAAAAATGATGTTTCACATCTTTATGCTTTCCTGAAAAgagatatgaaatattgatttttagcaATCACTATTTCCTTTATCTCAAGGCCCAGTGGGGCTTTGCGTGGAAGTGAATTGAACCCTGGGAAATGGGTAACCTGGTGCCATATCAGCATAGTTTACATGCCAAATGGCTCAAAGTTGCAACTCAATTTCTgcaaaaaactattttaaaaaatgtgtgaaaggTTTGTTTTTTACCcatgatttgtaaataaactgagTAAACCCAAAAATTACATCTTTGACTTATTACTATGGTTTGCCCAAGTGTGACTATGTTTTAGTTGTGTTACCAAATGTTTTACCTTTATTTCGCATGTGCAGACAAACGTATCTCATTTGAGGAATTCCTACCAGTGGTACAATCATTTGCTTCTAAAGCACACCACGACCAGCATCGCTATGAAGAGTTTGTGGAAGGTCTTCGTGTCTTTGATAAGGACGGCAATGGCACCATGAATTCTGCAGAGTTGCGTCATGTTCTCACAACTCTTGGTGAGTTTCTCTAAAATACAGAAACTATGATAACGTGTTGTCTAATTCTTATAGAAGTTGTTTGAATCCCACTTTTGTGGAAATTGTATCAAACTTGTATAAAATTGTGTAgccctttaaaaaaaaagatgatcTGGCTAGTTAAAACAAGTTGtgcaaaccatacatgtatatataatgaaaatttctaatCACAGAGTCAAAGAAGTTTTTGAAAGATAATCCCAACTTTTCACtcactctgtgagtagaaaatgtcactttgtacaatgtactatgaacacagagttcatgaacattcagtcttgtatatatatataatatatatatatatatatatatatatatatatatatatatatatatatatatatatatatatatatatatatatatatatatatatatatatatatatatatcatagtgCTTTGACCCCAATGTCAAAGTAAGTGCTATAAAAAATATGCataattttgtctttgtttgtGCGGGTgcacgcatgtgtgtgtgtgtgtgtgtgtgtgtgtgtgtgtgtgtgtgtgtacaggaGGAAGGTACTTTTCAGGTCTATTTGCAGTTTTGTAGAAATTCTGGGTCAGACTCACTATATAGTTGAAATTTTCATGTGATTAATCTGTTATACATTTATCAGATGTAAACTCGGTGTACTGGTAGTTCAGTCATGAGATACAGACATGAAGTAGCTTTACCATCAATAACAGACTGCAGTGTATCTCATAGACCTTTATATGTTATTTCCTCTAAAAGGTGAACGATTAACAGATGATGAAGTTGAACAGCTGTTGGCTGGATTAGAAGACAGCCAGGGACACATAGCTTATGAAGGTATGTCCACTTGTCAATGCTTTACCTTCACACCATTAAACTGTTATCATGCATATAGTGCTGCTGAGCCTCAGGGcatattttatacatattttagaTACATCAGTTGACTTCCCCTTACAACtacactagttgtaactggaatatTATTTCTTACatcagccttcagtgattggcttaaattgtgtcacatggtatggactagtgactcATTGTGACCTCAGTTTGCATAAAGTGGCCACTATTCATATACTCATTTGCATAGGGGACCATTCATGTCGTATGGGAGTCCTACCAGTGCTTTGACTGTGGAAAAAATATGTGCCTGAGAGTGTGTTGTGTTATGAAACACTTATTGCCTAGCCAtgtttgggcactagtagatgtcatattacccttTATTTATGTAGTAACTATTTCCCTCGAGTTTCAGCCTCTGTATAATAGTTGCTGCATAACAGCCTTCGGGGTAACCAACATCTCTACTAAtgtcctcatagccaggcaataagtgtatactattCACTATTCTAGCAAaccattcaaaatattttgtagtgCCTAAATGCGATTACAAAGTTCTGTTTTATTGTACTGAACAAAAGGCAGTAATAGATTGCAATGCAAACGAAGAGAAAGCTATTGCGAATAGAAGTGTCTTGATGTCCTTAAATTTATCAGCAGTGGATGATGAACATAGTGGTATACTTTTCCCTAAGAGCCGAGCTGCTCAATTTtagttatgtacatttatgacagtacatgtatttgcattgATATTTTCCCTTTATCTTACAGAGTTTGTGAAGATTGTGATGTCAAGCTAAGTATGGCATATCAGCACTTTTTTTCCAACTACAGTTGATATGAAGATAAAACATCCAACCAGTCTTTTATTTGCTAGCTTTTCATTAGTGAGGATATTTCATGAATACTCATACCTTTGGTAAAAGAACCAGAAAGTAACAAAGAATATAATGTAAAAACCATCCGTCAACTACGTAAGACAAATCTTCATAACTACAAAGAATTGGAACCGATACAGTTTAGTGGACTGTATGGTAAAGTTAGGGAGTCTAATCCATACCCCCTAGTTCAACTACAGCTCAGTAGTGAGTCTACTAAACTGCATTCTTGCCGATAATCCCAAATTTGGTTATTTATTACATGAATTCCCTCACCAGTGAAAACTATATCAGTATAGCATTTGTAGATTGAATAAAGAAACCAGTAGCCCCCCTAGTTGGATATGCATAATTCTCATGGGAGCAAATTAATTTAATAGTGCGCCCTCTGTTGACAGCTttataaaatcttttgttttagTGCTTCCCCTCATTTTGGATCTAAAACTATCTGAAATAAACCTATGTAGTGTTTTCCAATGCAAGATAATTATTTTCCTATCCATTCTACATAAATCCTGACGGTGAAAGTATAGTTGAAACACTGAGAGCGGTCTTCCATGTGGAAGACATCagatttgtgtatatatttggcTATGAATAAATATTCCTATGAGGTGATATACAACTgttgttaatacatgtatgtgatagaGACTACAAAGTGTGTTGATTAAGTATTTCTCGTCATGTGTGTGGTTCTAACAACTATGTAAGGTTTGGTTATAATCATATGTAGATGTTATGTTTGTCAAGGGACAGTTAGTAGGTCAAATCTACCAGTAAATGGGTCAGATTTACAGAAGTAGATCAATTCTACCAGTAAATAGGTCAAATTTACTGAAGTAGGTCAGATTTACCCGAGTTCTACAACTACTTTATCAGGGTTTCttaataaatgtattatatatatgacCAAAACTGTGCGACTTTTCTCCAAATCTTCTTAATGATTCTcaaattttgaccaaaacactGGTAGAATGAAGTTTTGTGTAAACTGTGCAAGTTGTCTTGGTGTCAATatacaattatcaattttttttttggaaatccATTAGTTAAAATCACTGATATACAATAACCTTGGGAGAAATGTATCAAGTTTGTGGACCTTctacagttacatgtattgtCATTGTCTTAAGATTCAGTAATTTGTTCTtgtagtgatttttttttctcaaatcaAGTCTTGAGAAATTGTACGTCTCTCGTTTCTGATGCAAACAATCAAAGCACAACTGAAACAAGAAAGATTGAACACTGATGACATTTTCCAGACCTGACTGCTATGTCATTATACACCCAGCAAATTACACAAGACAAAATCTGATTACTAGCTTTTTTTTAAAGGTGAAAACCAGAGTGGATTTGTTAAACTTGATGGGTAATACCTTCACCCAGTCTTCCTTTACATGGACAATGgacaatttgtacaaaaatacaaatccAGGCAACTAGAAAAGATACCTAGTACTCACCTTCAGTCGGGGTGATTTTAATACACAGACTTCAAAGTGTTGTCATGCCAACCAGAAATGAGAAGCAGTGTTACCATGCCGATGGGAAGTGGGAAGCCAGGAGGGTTGTTATAACAATCTTAATCTGTCACAAATATCATACAAATagtttattagaaatgtatctTTGCAAACTTTTTAACTACATgaaattgtatgcaaatcatatttCTCAAAATTTCATCAACTATTTTTTATAATCATGGTAATAAGTCTCTGTAGCCTGTGTATTTAATTATGTTATAGTGCTATTCATGTGTTGGAATATactttgtttattgttgttactttataaaataaacaaatatccATGTAAGAAAACGACTTGTTTCCTTTAATTGATAATGTTGTGTTGTACAGAAAGAAGGCTTTCAGTCTAAGATTGTGTTATTttagagagagggagggaggagaaTCAAACagacctacatacctacctacctacatacatatgtacgtacgtacgtacgtacgtacgtacgtacatgcatgcatacatgcctgcctacctacctacctgcatgcatgcatgcatacatacatacatacatacatacatacctacatacatacatacatacatacatacatacatacatacatacatacatacatacatacagaaatgcataaggaactaataaaccagtccgtatatatagctgttaaatccgacgtttcgaataaatattctttttcaaaggaaaaattggcgagacagagaaatgccaggtgaaaacccgaacatttcgggttttcacctggcatttctatACTACAGTCCTAGCagcattatatattttttactttttatttttttattttttacatacatacatacatacatacatacatacatacatacatgcacacatacctaactacctaccaaCACACAtaagtacatacatgcatacctacatacataccggtacatgtatacctacctacattcctatacatacatacatacatacatacatacatacatacacacatacatacatacatacatacatacatacatacatacatacatacatacatacatacatacatgcatgacaTAAGTTAAATAGAATTGTGAGAATGGCATCAAGTATTATTGGTATAGGCCTTCCATCTCTTGAGTCACTTTTTAATTCACGTGCCACCAGGAAAGCAAAATCTGTAATTAATGACATAAATCATCCAGCCCACACATTGTTCGCACTACTGCCCTCTGGTACTCGATATAGATCAAtccaaaccaaaacaaatcaCTTCAAAATTAGTTTTTATCCTCTGTCAGTTCCTATTTTAAATGATTCGTAATTTGTTTTGGCGTTTTAGcatattgtacatatttacCACTTTTAATGTTATTCATATCCACACTGTTCGTGTTTTAACCGAACTACGTATAACCAAAGCGAATTCcattgtatacttttatacttatGGCAATAAAGAcaatactactaataataataatacctacctacctacctgcctgcacacagacagacagacaatactATAAACTCCATGGAAGGTAATGAACAAAGAGCGTTTGCCCAGTATATGAATGTATGCCTATGTGGCCTGAAATTGTCTCACAATTTAGAGGTGATTTTTTTCAGTTACTGACCAGGTgtaatatatgaataaaatcTGGTTTTGGCAGTTATAGTTTCAGGTATAATTTTGCTGACAAGTTTATAAATACAGATAATTTGACTGTTCGTATAAGATCAGTATACTACTActtcaatttgtaaatgaaaggGGGTGGGGCTGTTCTTTGGCTATTTCATAGTACATACCTTGTTATAATCAAAGGATAACGCGCCTCCTTGCATCTGTTGTATGAcctaccatggatgtattatctCCTCTAATACATTCATGGTCCTAACGACTCCACGACTCCTTTTGTGTAATCTAGCCCCCTATCATGCATaaggtatcgttacgatttacaccccCAACTGCATCCCCATCTCCTTATGTTCACAGCATACCCTAATTCACACTGAAACCAGGTTACATTGATCGGTTGTCAAGGGCAACGTAGCAGTAGTATGCGAATCTTTCATTGAAAGTCAAAGAAATTCacaaaacataattattatgataCGAGTCTCTTTTCTAAAGGACTGCACTATTAAATGCATCAATAAAACAGGATCGCAGGATAGAAGTCTACAACCAAGTAAGGACACATGTACCATGATACTTGTCACCTTGAGTTGTAGCTAAACATGTAACAGTTCTCTTGCCGCGTTATCTTGTTCCGGTGTACATAACACGCTCTTGTGACCTCTTCATTCATTCCCACCAAAATGCGCTTACACACTCAAAATGCCATGCAATATATCACAGGTTTAAAGGTGTGTTTTTTGTGCGACTGATACAACAAGTATTCCATTCTGGTCAAAAAAGGACATAGGTTGGGGAGTGGCTTATGGGCTTATGAATCAGTAAAGACCACCAATCTACTAGAATTAATGTTAAACTTTAATAGCCAccttatattttgaaaaatagcGCTGGTAACATTTAACCCGCGTTTGTTTTTATAGTCTGCGCATTCCGTCAAATTGAATCcacgtgatatatatatatatatatatatatatatatatatatatatatatatatatatatatatatatatatatatatatatatatatatatatatatatataactcggtgagtatcaatctgctataagacagtgctctataccgcagtggcagagcgtaatagttttggtagtactggaactctttcttgggtgtaactcggagtttcacgcatattgcgatcatcagacactcatcaggagtgtctgatgatcgcaatatgcgtgaaactccgagttacacccaagaaagagttccagtactaccaaaactatatatatatatatatatatatatatatatatatatatatatatatatatatatatatatatatatatatatatatatatatatatatatatatatatacacacacacacatatatcacCCCTGCTCTTAATTTGTTTCGATAAAACTCTGGTTTCTCTGATTATTCCTTCAGTCAGTCTGTGAATAATTTATTACATGAATTCTGTATGGAACAGTAGCATGACACAGAGTATGATCATGAGGAATACTACGGGCCAACATTTCCAGGGATGTAAAATAAACTCTTCCATGTACCATTATCAAGTTActttttcattacaaatatttataaagaTTTTAATAGAAATATTCGTTCGATCGACGAACAAGTGTTTAGCCAGTGGCACGTTGACCGAACCCAACGATAATATTTAGTAACAGTTACATCTGTGTATGACGTCACCCATTGCTTATACCTGACCACAGACAAGTTAtgtgtgttagttatctgtgaccTGACATAGTAAACGTTACACCTGTGTatcaccacagacaagtaagtttcttacttgtcgGTGGTATCACGTCATCCAACATTGCTTACACCTGGCAtagggacccccccccccccgaagtTACATCCCCCTGTGCATCACGTCATCCATTGTTTCTACCCAGCGTAGTAAAAGTTACCCCCTACGTTGAAAGGTATGGAATACTGTGACCTAATAAATAGCTTGACATACAAACGGCGCAGACGCAGACTCGGAAGCTGCCCTGGCAGATTATTGAATAGACACATCCGATTTGACTTATAAGAACTCTGCTTACGTAATTACTCTCAAACACTTCAACAACCTTTTCAAAGACTTCACACGAATCAGAAATGGTAAGATATATCAAAATCACTGCGACGATTTTTCACACACTTCGAGATATATATGTTTGAAtactttgtttaaatttgtacCATATCATTACAGGCACGGAGTAACCAGTTTGATGACGAGCAGATCTCAGGTAAGCGCCCCATCACTTGTCAATCACGTTACGTCTTTTTGTACATTTTCGTGGTGATGTCTCaatgtaactttttttcttcGTAGTCTCTGCAAATGCAGACGAGGACAGTTTTCAGAGAAGGgcttattttttcaaaatgtctttTCTTGGTGTACATGAGAGCAGGGCAGAGAGTCTGTAATTAACCTGCATAAGTGGCTTTACACCGTAAATATAACGACGTTCAATGAAACATGAAAACAATAGTACAGTCTGGTCAAATACTTAGCTACGTGCAATGAAGCAAAGCAGACTATTTACTATCGTCTGAATGGCATGAAACACGCAATTTAAACCAACCGTTAATTCAAGCATGCAATTGTGTCTCAGATATTTTCTGTCTACACAACGCCATAAATTCACCACTTGTTCCTGTCGAGAGGTCATAACCAGGTTGAAATCGTTGCCCAGACTTTGTGTAAGGTGTGGCAGGGTGACATgtcatcaaattcaaattaGAATGGGTCGAGGGATCACTACTTAGTCATGCCCTTAACAAACTCATAACAGATATAGTCTTGTTTAATTTGCCGTGAATGTTTTGTGTGTCGTTGGACGTTTACATTTTGGTGGTTAAAATATTCTGGTTGAGTTATATAGTCCGTTGGTGTGATATGTAAACAATATACCAAGGCATGCAACAAGTACAAAAGATTATTTAAAGAATTACTTCTAGGAATTCCATGAATGTTCTTATCCAGGACTCAATGGATCAGATGACCTTCGTGCATGCATGACCACTGGGAATAGCTTTACTCCCGACCACTTGTTGATTAAAGATTTGACTGCGTGACGTCATAATGTCCATATATAGAAGTAGAGTTGGAAAATCAGTGCACTCGACACTAGTACTCGTCCTACCGCTGTTAGTAATAATTGTGAAAAGTGAGGGAATGAGGGCGTAGGGATGTGGGGTGAGGTGTGGGCGGGAGGGTTTTTGGAGAGTGTGTCTGTACTCTTTGCGGACGAGTGATATTTGTGCTTTTGACGTACATAAAGTTGAACACTTGATACTCATGGGCATGCATACGTGACGTAAATAGGGAGGCATTTAatcttttaaaacatttcatgtcaGCGTCACTCAGACAACCGTAGGGTACTCAGGCATCCTAGTCTGCATCCTTGTGTAGGTATTCTGAGCCTCGGGTaccattgtatgtatgtgtgtgtgtatgtatgtatgtatgtatgtatgtatgtatgtatgtatgtatgtatgtatgtatgtatgtatgtgtgtgtgtgtgtgtgtgtgtgtatgtatgtatgtatgtatgtatgtatgtatgtatgtatgtatgtgtgtgtatgtgtgtgtgtgtgtgtgtgtgcgtgtgtgtgtgcgcgaaCGTACATCTGTAAAGCAACTGTTCCTATTATTACAACGATATGAACTGAATTTACTTTGCAGAGATCCGAGACTGTTTCTCTCTGTTTGACAAGGTTGGTGACGGCCTTGTTGAATTAAGTGAAGTCGCCAATGTACTCAGATCACTTGGTTACAACCCAATGAAAGATGACGTTAAGAAGATACAGAGTGAACTTGGCGATGACTCTGGTAAGTGATCGAATGAACAGTGATGTACCATTATTCGTTGTTGGTTTGGTTACTGTTACCgataaaataacatgtttattttCACTATCTGGGGGAATCAAATTCAACTCAATTCAATAATATTTTGACTAATAGGTGAGAGGGTGAACCTGGCCTTGGTTCTAGTAAGTGATCGGGTAACAGTGAGGTAGAATTGTTTGTTCTCATTTGTTTGCTACTTTGTTATAACATCATGTACTCTTTTCCTTTTTGTGATGGAATTAACTTAAAACCAAATCTAATCAATAATATTTAGACTAAGAGCCTAAGGGCGAACTTTTTGGCCTTGGTAAGTGATCGCGTGACAGTGGTGGAAACCATACTAAAATGAAGTTAAAATCATCAACACTGTATGTATTATTGGCGTCTAACAGCTCCCTCCTAGTAAGGTAATAAGTGTATATCATATTCTCTGGCAATTATTCAACAACCTGCTGCTCCctatatatttcttttcaactGATCATGTTCTACAGAAGTATCACCTTCCAAATATCACTTTTAGCATATCTTTTGAATAATTCATACCCATTTTTGTTTATGGTCGCCCAGTGAGAAAGAAGCGAGTTACTTTCGAAGAGTTCCTGGCTAGTGTGATGGCCCATGGACCGAAGATTCGTGGCGATTCGCGTAGTGATCATATTACTATGGTAGAGGGTCTCCGTGTATTTGATAGAGATAGTAATGGTACCATAGCATCGTCAGAACTACGCCACATTCTCACTACTCTTGGTAggaattatttattttgaaattttgattttttttttgtagttgcatacattttaaaggtctttatttatttaaacttcTTTTCGGAAAATGAGAAGGGGTGGCAGAGACATAGATAgctaaatagatagatagatagatatatagatagatagatagatagatagatagatagatagataggtagatagatagatagatagatagatagatagatagatagaaagatagatagatagatagatagatagatagatagatagatagatggatagatatgtatacagacatgtagtCAGACAtggatatacaaatgtataaacatatagacagacagttGACATGACGGAGAGATACGTAGACATAGTAGGAcatcgtgtatgtatgtatgtatgtatgtatgtatgtatgtatgtatgtatgtatttattgtgtgtgt
This window of the Glandiceps talaboti chromosome 16, keGlaTala1.1, whole genome shotgun sequence genome carries:
- the LOC144447419 gene encoding myosin-2 essential light chain-like isoform X1, whose protein sequence is MSQAFNEDQMVEMRDTFYIFDKKGDGRIEAPAVGDVIRALGYNPLQSDIKKLVDSFGGRDKRISFEEFLPVVQSFASKAHHDQHRYEEFVEGLRVFDKDGNGTMNSAELRHVLTTLGERLTDDEVEQLLAGLEDSQGHIAYEEFVKIVMSS
- the LOC144447419 gene encoding myosin-2 essential light chain-like isoform X2, translating into MRDTFYIFDKKGDGRIEAPAVGDVIRALGYNPLQSDIKKLVDSFGGRDKRISFEEFLPVVQSFASKAHHDQHRYEEFVEGLRVFDKDGNGTMNSAELRHVLTTLGERLTDDEVEQLLAGLEDSQGHIAYEEFVKIVMSS
- the LOC144447538 gene encoding myosin-2 essential light chain-like; this encodes MARSNQFDDEQISEIRDCFSLFDKVGDGLVELSEVANVLRSLGYNPMKDDVKKIQSELGDDSVRKKRVTFEEFLASVMAHGPKIRGDSRSDHITMVEGLRVFDRDSNGTIASSELRHILTTLGDRLGDEDVDELLSGLENSKGQINYEDFVQMLRSN